From Oryzias latipes chromosome 18, ASM223467v1:
ctgttcccttctatacttctgtgccggtcccaagcccggttgctttgagagggttgcgtcaggaagggcatccggcgtaaaacattgccaagtttaccgtgcgactcgttcgctgtggcgaccccggatgggaaaagccaaaagagaaacaacataGACTACAACTATAGACTACAACTATAGGCTACAACTATAGACCACAACTATAGACTCAGACTATAGACTACAACTATAGACTACAACTATGGACTACAGCTATAGACTCGGACTATAGACTACAGCTATAGACTCGGACTATAGACTACAACTATAGACTCGGACTATAGACTATAACCATAGACTACAACTATAGACTGCAACTATAGACTCTGAATATAGATTCAGGCTAAAGACTTAGACTAAATACCGGGCTATAGACTCGGACTATAGACTACAACTATAGACTCTGACTATAGATTCAGACTAAAGACTTCGACTCATGACTAGGACTAAAGACTCGGGCTAAAGGCTGTTCTGGTGGAGACAGGAACGGGTTAATTAACCAAAAGTTAGCTAACATATGAGCTTTCACAATCCAGTGGGGATTACAGGGAGAAAGTGTTCTCACAGGCTCATTACAGAACAGAGAAGAACAGGCAGAACGTGTTCCCAAAGCTTAAGAAATGTCTGATCCAGATCAGAGCTGCAGGCCTCCAATGAAAGCTCCcttgtttctgcagaacaggcCGATTGAAGCAACGGGAGCTGCGCTTGACGGACTAAAAAAACGTCATCGACCTTATGGTTTCAGAGGAAACGATGGGATTAATGCAACATGATTTTACCTCAGCAGTACTCAACAAAAGGCTAAAAAACAAGCTTTAACAGTGAAAAAGGAgcaattaaacagttttttcataATAACTTGTTTGCCTGAGGTGTGATTGTgatccagaaaacaaaagcatctAAACAAAAGAAGCgtaaataataagaaaataagacaaaaagcGGGTTCAACATTGATCTGTTTTCATGCAGTCACAGTGAAGGGGAACCTCGGACGAGTGATTTATCATCGGAAAAGGATCAGAATGAACAAGACGTGCAACATAGATCTGCCAGAAAACCAGAGAAACTGCAtctgaagaaacaaaacaacaacagaacaaaaacagccaGAAAGCCCAGACaggaaaaagaataaatctcaaatacataaacaaaacagatgaatgtaaaaaaaaaactgaaagtaacaaacagaaatgtttaaagtcatcaacatgttttatttcctgctgTTTCTCCATCAGTTCTGTAAAACTCTCAGGTCTCTGCTGCTGAGTCGGCGTGTTGCTAAGGCGACGGCAGTGCTGGGGGCGTGTCTTCTGCTGTACCTGAAGACGGTGAACACCTGGAGCATCCTGCTGGCTGTCTTGGTGCCGTTCCTCATCTGGATGGCCTCCTGAGCTCACACCTGCAAGAATAAAAACCCATGAAAAATCAGTCACCGAAACAAGGAGAGCGGCTCTTTAAAAGTAGAGCGAGTCTAAAACACCACTTTGATTGAGTAAAGGTGTCAgattattggttttattttcatcaattattatcattcattcattcaggaACTGTAAATAAATTATCTGCTaagattttaattttgtaaatattgctttttttgttctaaaaaacgATTTAATTCATTCACAAAACTTTTTTGATTAtattaatttaaatgtattaaattgGATAACAATTTTACCAGGCAATAAGGGGGCTTTACCTTAATTTAATGTATCTTTTGTTTCATattctattttataaataatttatttaacaaatctaTCTTTCATATTATTAAAGACGTTCTTATTTCTTGTTGGTTTCTTCCTTTTGAGTTTCCTTTCAACTGATattgttttgttagtttttttcccGCCTCCATCAGCTACGAGCAcgctgattggtcagaatcaTGTGAGCTTCCTGTCAATTAAACTCCTGTTGCCGGGTGACGGCTCGGTCTTTTCCCGGCTCGGCTTGGCTCGGTTTTAGGGATTCTTGTGTGAACCGTCACGAAGGGATTTTGGCGTGGATTTTTGACGGAGAGGAGATGAAGCTGGCAGACGGTAAGGGTTAGCCGGGCTAGTTAGCCGATGCTAACGGCGTTAAACCGCCCGTTTAAGGAAACACTGCGGCGCGCGCTCACATCAGAGCACCGCTAGCTTAAAAGTTAGCAACCTCGCTGTTTTACATcttgcaagtaaaaaaaaaaaagccctaaaagttgtttttgctcCTTAAAcgctttttaaaatcttaatttgaaagaaaagcGTAAAAATGAGCAGCCAAACTAGttagtttggttttaaaactCCTCAAATGAGGGTTATCGGTAAGATAAAGGGACTACACTTAACTTATTTGATCACATGACACTTCACGTGtccaaataaatgttaacaaaaaaatccaatttgctttaaaatgtatataaataaagatttaaaatcgtatttaaaaaataatatttgtatTAAAATTAGATTATTGATTATTAGTCATAGTAAATCTATTTTTATCGTACCACTTATGAAGcctaatttatttgtatgctATAAGTCACATTTTGgagtatttttcacattttagtttccgttttttttaaattgaaatttattggtcatttttatttttgtggattgggggggggggggggggggggcgtttccATTGCAAATTTGGgaaatgtgtcattttcaacACGCCttaaaaccacctcctccaagcagAAAATCGTATTCCGATAAATgcaaggttgttgttttttttcaaagttgtgTTTTCAGAGTAAATTGTTGTCGCAAATCCACTGATCATAATTTATAGTCAGTGGAAACACAGTTGGTGTAAACAGACTATGCGCTTGGAAAACACGTCAGTGTATTTAGAGACTGCTAATAAGGTGACATGTAAGGTGAAATGCGTTCAGCAAATGCTCGTATTTTCACCTTAATAATCTTCTGATCAAACACTTGAATTTTTTAATTCTACAGCAGATTTTCTCTGTGATGTAAAGACTTCATATTGTAccgtaaccctttaacactggagcgtGACTGTAACTCCAACGTAATGCCACCAGATTCTGATGAggggaaaagcagctttgcactgatgtgCACCACTTCACACCACTGAATCGTTTATGAAGGTGGCGTGATTCCAGCAGATACTGACGTGTCATAATCTGCCGGACACACGTTTATACTTAAACGGTTGTCGAGTTGCAGTGGTTCAAAGAATGTGTGTAGTTTGCTGTTGCGAGTGACATGTACGGTCTCAGAGAGCTAACGCTCAGCTTCCGTGTTTGACGGACAGACAACGGAGCGTCCGACTCTGAAGTGAGCGAGGATGCCGACCTGCTGAGCAGCAGGGAGGACCTGAAGGCGTCGTGCGCCAAGGAGATGGCTCTGCTGGCTCTGATGGAGAAGACGGGCTACAACATGGTGCAGGAGAACGGGCAGAGGAAGTACGGCGGCCCGCCACCCGGTGAGACACGCCCACAGGTCCAAACACGTTCTGTCCTTCTATGCTGCCTCCCTGACCAATGCTGAGCCGTTCAGGGTGGGAGGGGCCGGCGCCGCCGCGGGGCTGCGAGGTCTTCGTGGGGAAGGTTCCCAGAGACATGTACGAGGACGAGCTGGTGCCGCTGTTCGAGAGCGCCGGCAGGATCTACGAGTTCCGACTCATGATGGAGTTCAGCGGCGAGAACCGCGGCTACGCCTTCGTCATGTACACCAGCAGGTGACCCGCTCAGAACCGAGCCGGCCGGCGCTCACCCAGAACCACAAGGCAGTGATTGCTGTGCTCCTCCAGGGAGGAGGCCGTCAGGGCCATCCAGATGCTGGACGGCTACGAGGTCCGACCCGGAAGGTTCATCGGCGTCTGCGTGAGTCTGGACAACTGCCGCCTCTTCATCGGCTCCATCCCCAGAgacaggaggaaggaggagatcCTGGAGGAGATGAGGAAGGTGAGGTGACTTCATCAGGACCGCCCGCTGAAATgcatgcttttactttgaaagccAACatacaacagcaaaataatGTATACAATTATGGGAtcgatttctttattttctctgtaaAAGCACATTTCAATGTTTCTGGTCTAGAGACATTCTGTCCTGCGGGTTCTGATGCTGTCTGCTGTTCCTAAAACTCAGCTCTGTTCAGACCAGCAGAACACGGGCTTTCCTGACCCAGTTTGGTCCAGTTCAAATCCCAAACTACGTCCAGTTCACCCAAAACACCAAATGATGGCTTTGTTTTCTGGTTCAGATTTTCTGCAGCAGAATCTGACAAAATGTTCTGATGTGGACAGAAcctgcagatgtgtgtgtgcgaCAGCAGGTGGCGCCGCAGCTCTGCCAGATGTTTTACAGCCcatctgcagcagaagagaCGCGGAGCCACAGATGTgaacttttgtgtgtgtgtgttaggtgACAGACGGCGTGGTGGACGTCATCGTGTATCCAAGTTCCTCAGACAGGAACAGAAACCGCGGCTTCGCCTTCGTGGAGTACGAGTCCCACAAAACGGCTGCCATGGCCAGGAGGAAGCTCATTCCAGGTGAGCAGATGTTCTGAACAGTCCTTACGGTGTTCCAGGTGTGCTAATGCTTTTTGGTGTTCCAGATGATGTAGTTCTTTCAGCTGGTCCAGATGTTCTCCTGTGGATCACGTGTTTCCATCCTTTCTCAGGCTGCGTGCAGTTTGTGTCTGTGTCCAGCGGAGGGCGCTGGAGCATTGAACGCAGCCTTCAGGCGCTCAGATTGTCCTTCAGAGAAAACCTAAAGAACTGAGACAGaatgaatgtttatttttagaaaattcattgtaaatattttacttttttctctcaTTGTAGTTTTTCCATGACAGTTTTTGtagatgaatatttaaaaacatgtcgTTGTAGTGAAACAGGTTCCTCGTCTGCAGGAGGCTTCATTTCTGTGGTTCCATCAGTTAAAGTCGTGGTACAAACAGAGCTTCAGTTCCTCTCAGCTTCAGGCTTTGGTTGTTGGTGTAAAGATGTTTGCTCTCCTGGCCTCTCAGCCTCTTCTGGCCTCACCTGATTGAACGCAGGAACCTTCCAGCTGTGGGGGCATCCCATCCAGGTGGACTGGGCGGAGCCAGAgaaggacatggaggaggaggccaTGCAGCGCGTCAGAGTCCTCTACGTAAGTCCGTCCTGCTGGACAGCAGGTTCTGAGGAGGGTCTCATGCTGGTGGTCCGAGTCCAGCTGCTTATCACAGAGACTCAGACATGGAGGAAAATCTCGTAGATTTACAGACGTAAGAAACTCGGTCTGACTTGGACGTCAGATCAATGATTAATGTCTatctagaaatgttttttttttggcacttcCTTCTCTGAAgtttagacttttttattttattaaaaattatttactATTTCTGGTCAGTTGATcctaaaaacagtttaaattctCTGTAAATGTTCTGACGGATCATCATGGACAGAGAATGTCTGTGGTCTTTCCTGCTGACCAAATATGAAAACTAGTCTGAGACCCCGCCCccttgtgttccaaacaggaagttgatactaaaatgttcttaatttcCATGTGGTTTAAGTCCAAAAAGTAACGATCTCAGATGTAGATCTGGTGGATTCTAACGTTAAGAAGCAGGATCCTGCTGCTGTTCCTCAGAGATCTCAGCGTTGGGTTCTGCGGGTTCCTTCAGCTGACTGTCCTGTTGGTCTGAAGGTGCGGAACCTGATGCTGGACACCACGGAGGAGACCCTCCGCAGGGAGTTCTCGCGCTTCAAGCCCGGCAGCGTGGAGCGCGTCAAGAAGCTGACCGACTACGCCTTCGTCCACTTCCGCAGCCGCAGCGAGGCGCTCGCCACGCTCGCAGTGATGAACGGCGTCCAAATCGACGGCACCACCGTGGAGGTGTCGCTGGCCAAACCCACCGGGAACAAAGAGCCAGTGGGGGGGAGGAGGAACAGCagcaggggaggaggaggaggaggaggtgatgaGACGTTTCCTCTTTGGCGCAATGGCGAGATGATGAACGGACGCTCTTCACTCAGAAACCTGCCCCTGCACAATCGCATGGGAAACCCCTTTTGTGGTCccggaggtggaggaggtgagtGTGAACTTCTgaatttgtctgcaggtgaagcCGGCCTGTTGTGAAATGTGGAGgaaaatattcatatttgtttttttttactgtattttcagcACTAAAAGACGCTCTTGAATGCCTTAGATAATAAAAAACGACAGTGTTGCTTCTCATGCTTCTAGAATCGTCTATGCTGTAAAATAACTGATGTTCTTTTCTGTTTGATGGATTTTTACTTCTTCTGTTATTTCCATAAATAAAATCCAGCAGCATAAATGACGGTGGAATCAGGATTAACATGTCAGGCTGATGAGGGTAAATGTTTGTGGGGTGGGGGCTGATGGGaaacagagagaggaggaagtgaGGCGTGAAGACGGCAGTTAATTAATGAGGAAGCGCTGCTGCCTTCAATCAGGAGTCTGACACCAAACACGCAGGTTAACGAGGAGCCTCGTTAGTTCATTATAGCTAACAACCAGGAGACGCATCACTTCACAGCACAGATCGCCACGGCAACCGTTATGATTGATTTTCTAAACATCCGTTGACCAAGATGGATTTCCTGATGGTTGATCGTTTATCAAATTTCATTCAACAGAAACgagcttcacctgcagaaatcaAACCTTTAAATCTAAATAGTTTCTGTAAAATGtaggcttttactttgaaaaggattttttgttTATACTATTAGATTaagaatttcatttattttcattgtatgCACACAGAAATTATAATGCTACCggagtttaaaaagaaaaaaagtcaggattagaaataaaaatacattttagaaataaaaaatctaaaatatataAAGTCTAAAATATATACATCCAGTGTCACCGAAGGATAAGAGACTAGTTAAGCAAaagactgttttttaaaatagtttctttggtattttcatatatttgaatCAATAGTTTATATTGATATATTTTGCTGGAAAATGATGGATAACGTGTTTGAAATCATGCACTTCCTGCTgcattttattctttaaaaacgCTGACTCATGTTTTAATAGATTGAattaaaaacttcattttttaagtttccAACTGTAGAAAGTTTCAGAGATTCTGTTGCTTTGTGTTCCTCATCATCACAGCGTCTTAGGAAGGTTCAGCGGCTTATCATCTGCATAGAAGTTTAATGTGAAAATTAGGCCGGCACAATAAATCTCAAATTTATTATattgcaatatcaagctgtgtaaTACGCATATCACCAAAGTTGGTGAaacttgcaataaatggttccgttaaatgtgctaaaacaatcttatggcatcggatggacgcctacacgttgttgaccaatcggagcccttttatgttagatgttggccTCCTATGCAGACGAGGGTTAACTTTTCTTCAAACCGTATTAACGGTTTTAACCGGTATTAAACCTtttcattgaaatggaaatgatgtttttggttgttagatatgttatttgttcatttatcgcaagttatattgtcatcgcatttatcactgatatcgcatattGCTTGTTTTCAAATGATCGTGCAGCCCTCATAGAAATCTAATGAGTCCTACTACAAAACCCTGAGGTACTCCACAGCTGTGTGTTTAGGAAAGCACGCCCCCAAGCTTAATGAAGTTCTCCATCTTTGTTGGCGGGGCCCTAAAAGAGCCGGAGCGCTGCAGGCTGCCTTTGCTCCCATGCACCCCCCTGGCCCCCACCAGCCTGCTGTCGCTGAAGCCCAGTCAGATCAACTCGGCCGTCACGCTGCTGGAGTACCACTGCCGCAGGAACTGCTGGCCCCCGCCCGAATACCACCTGTACTCCACGCCGGACCAGGACGGgaacctgctgctgctctacAAGGTGTTCACACGGATCGGTTACACAACCCGCTACTGTTCTGCTGACATTTCTCATTGCCTTTGTGTTCTGATGCTTTGTGGCTCGGCGCGGACGCGGCAACCTTTGTGCGTCTCTGTAAATGTCAGTGCAGACGCTCGTCATGAACTCCTCAGCTTGATCTTTCCTCTTCTGTTCCCGGAGCTTCTTCTGGAGACCCACCCCCTCCaccgtgcacacacacacacccagccTCCTGctcagcaacacacacacacagtgtccTCCCCGCCTTGGTTCCTGATCAGACCCCCACCCCTCCACCGGAACAGCTTCACTCTGAAAGCATGAcgtctgtgtgtctgtgcaggTGGTGATGCCGTCTGCGCAGGGGACCTTCATCCCCGACAAGCTGTGTCTGCTGCTGGAAGACGCCAAGGAGGTCGCCGCCCACAACGCCCTCTGGAACCTGggtacacacacacgcatgcacgcacacaaATGCACTtctacaaagaaacaaacacatgcacacagacacacacagggcgTGGGGTCCCTCGTCCAGTTTTCATGTGCGGTTAACGGTAGAAAAAGttgatggatgtttttttcataaacaagcTGTGACCTCGTAAACAAACTCCAGCAGATGTTTGAGGAACCATCTTGATCTCCAGCTGACTCACTTTGATTAGCAAAGTTCAGAACGCAGCGGCGCCACGGCCCTCCTTCAGATTCTAGGTCACCTGAACGCCGCAGGACCATGTTGTCACGGAGCCACTGCTCTGACCCGTTTGCAGTATTGGCAGCTGAGCTGCTGAAAAAGCTGATGCAGCCGGAACCTGAGCTACCTGCAGCTCCCTGGGAGCCTGCTACTGGCTGCCTCTTCCAGAAGGTCTGTGCAGAAGGAGATAAGCGAAAAGTAAAGCAGCACCTGGAGAGCGACGGCAAGAACATCCAGGATTTATAAATCTGTGCTGCCCCACCTGGACAccatgagcttttattttgaaagtaatcTGCAGATTCACACGACCTGCAAAGCCTGAGGCCCAAACCATCGCCTCCTCTCCACCGTGCTCCACAGTCAGAAGGAGGAGGCTTGTTCCAGacgtctcctgtcttgtctccTTCTCTCCAGACCTCTACTTTAGCAGAGCCTCCTGCAGGTCccccagctcctcctcctcctccaccctgtCCCTGCCCGACTCCAGCTCCAGCATCCTGACCTGCGGCGCCCAGCCCTTTCCCTCCTGCCTGTCTCCTCCGCCTCCGCCTCCTTCGCCTTTCCCCAccttctcctcctccccccAGCCTCAGAGGCTCTTCATGAACTCCCAGTCTCTGTTTTACTGACGGTGAGTTTGTCCTCCTCCGCCCGTCAGAGCCGCTCCGGCTCTCAGGTGAAGCTCCTGCTTTCTGTTCACCTGCAGGAAGAAGAAAGGCGGGGCTTCCTGTTAGTTATGAACGAAGTTCGACGCCATCTTCATCCCTTCATCTCATGTCTGTGTtcaaaaagaaagtaaagttCCTCCCGTTCCAcaagctcctcctcctttggTTTCACCTGCAGCTCCGCCTGAGCTCAGAAAATCCGCTTGGGTTCAGTTTTCAGGGAAAATCTGCAGatttttgacaaacaaaaatccataaacatatttattttcaaataaaaaaataatgatgattagttgtttaaataaagcttttaaaaatagacatttttttattttttttaatttaaacacccATTTTTACATGTGATTGGTAGAGTTTAAAGGTAAAttcaatcttttaaaaaaaaaagtcttcgtatattttgaaaataatttgtttagTTCATTTCTGAAGAAGACTGTAGACACTACTGACATAAATGTTAAGatgcatcttcatcatcatcatcatcagaggaGGAGGGGCTTTTGAACAGAGGAGTTTGATGCTGTATTGCAGTTCAAATGAGAGTTCTGCGTTTCTATCGATGGTTCAGTTCTTTTGATGATTCATGAGGCTTTGGTTCATCCATCGCTCACATGTTTGTTGGAAGTTCTCtgctttcaaaaactgttttcttcttttctcaaacaacttttctttgctttaattttaGTCCAACTTTCAAATTGACGTCCCAATCATAACTGTGAAAATCAGCCGTATTTATTAAAAACCCAAAGactgaagcagataaaaaatcaaaaagtaaatattCTAGGTAAAAGTGAtcatatgtatttaaaaaatgctcaaaaatctATAACCAATGGAAAGAAGTGTTGATTATTAAATGTTCAGCAGATGAAGATAACATCTGTCTGTTGGTCTTGTTTATTtgtctgttgtgtgttttgtgcgaCAAACTGAAATTCTGAGGGCCTGAACAACAAAACTGACCCACTGCGTTTGTGTGAAACTTAAGTCTCCGCCGCCTTACGGGTGGAGACGGCTGTCTGCAGTGAGAAATGCTCAAACCTGTACCGGGTTCACAGGTTGTAGACCCGTACTTATGATGTGGGTTTGTGCGGTTGTctgggtccgtggagggtcgcAGCGGAGTGCTGGTGTGTGTCTTGCAGCTACCTTGAGGCTCATACGGACACCTCACAGGTTGTCATGACaacggaacgtaccattgtcgtgcgtgtggtaagtgcatCGTGAAGAGTTcgtaaggataatggaagttacacgcacttatgtcgtacaggtgatgctgccgTATGGCGTCCTTATCCCACACTCTAACATTAACCCTTAACGTGTTGTATACGTTTTAGCTACGCcctgtcacctgcagcatgAACGGTCTACAACCTTAATATTTCGTGGGCCCTGACCATGTTTGAACACTTTTTACCTgcacagcccgtatccacctgtagGGACATCTGGCACTAAAGCTTTAGGAAGGAGGAAGGAGGTGAGACGCAGGCTTGTTGTACAgttttttgatctttttcaaCTTCCTAAAGGAGTTTGTTGTTTCTGTTCATGCAATACGTGTGCGCTCTCTGCGTGCAGCCTGACTAGTTAGTGTGGACGTCCTACGGGAACTGCGTATCCCGTAGGCacaactagagtgtggcgtacgGACACgatacaacagcatcacctgaaCGTCATAAATGCGTGTAACCTCCATTAGCCTTATGAacacttcacgatacacttctGATAATGGTACGTTCTATTGTCATGACAACCGCTGAGGTGGCCGTATGTGCTTCAAGGGACCTGTAAGACACACCTCTCctgaggatgcagcggctcctCTCTATGATCCTCTACGGACAcggaaaacccaaaaacctgcagcacctgaacGTGTCAGTACATGGACAGGTactgtgactaaagctttagaAGAGCAACTAGTGTTTTCTATGTTTACAGTTAATATTTTCAGGTACTGACTTTGTTAACAGATATAAAGTCTCTGTGAGTTTTTCTACTAGCTGTAGTGAAGTTTCAACCGCCCCCTTTCCTGTTACAGatgaattgttgtttttaagcttttgtGTATCGAGCTCTGTGGCAGCGTCCTGGTGGTCGCTGAAAAAAACTCCTGGCTATTCTGCATCCGCTGACGGATCCACACTGATGTTGCTCTAAGCTCCTGAGGAAGACGGCAGATATGCTTTTCTATTAGGAAACCCCTAAGCAGGGACGAGTTCTGACTGTGTCGCCTCCTCATTCCAGTCATGGATCATGACCTGGAGGACGTTGACTAGTTCACCCACGTTGGCACTAGGACCCTGTCTGGCGTCTCTCCCCGTCCTCAGCTGCGTGCAGCTTACATGGAGCGTCTTTGGCTCTCTGTCAAAGATCTGAGCCCAAACTCTCTCTGCTTCTCCCTGATGCTCGCGGTCCTCCATGCCTGTTATCAAGTTCTGCCTTTAACCTATTTTTAGAAACATCTACTTCCTGCAGTGGAGCTGGTTGCTCAATCAAGCACCGTGTGTCTCTAATGAAGAACTCGACGGAGTAACCAGGCCACACACAGTCTTCAGATCTGCTGGCTCCTTCCTGGATCCTTCTAGAGCTTCTCTGAAGGTCGTCTAAGGTCACAGAAGCTGTTGTTTGTGAGACCTTCCTCCAAGCGTATCCGTCCTGCAGAGGCCGGTCCTGCATCCAATGACCCGGCAGCCACAGTCCTCCAGGAGGTCATGACGTTAAAGGAACAAGTAAGGAAAGTTTCACTGTTCAGATCTGGGCATCTTTACATTTGATGCACAGAAGATGAGAGAGAATGGACAGGAAGTGATCAAAGCATTCATGTGTTTTCCATTGATGGATCTCACAACTAGATCACCTGATCATTTACTACAACATCCAACCATTTACatcaaatgctgcattcacgCCCCCATTTTATGTCTGGATCTGTCTCTTCTGTGCTTCTTTACTAGAACTTTATTTGTTTAAGGCTAAAATATGCATGATTTTTGATACCAAAAAGGAATTTAGAGAGACTTTAAGAGAAAGGGTAACTTTTCAAAATGGTGGccttctgttggttttatctccatagcaaccatttcatttttggttgctgggtggtgacgaacaggtctatgtaagttttagaagaatctgcaaaagtaaacttttggatttccttagcaacagatCATTTTTGTTACCCACACCCACATGAGCGATATGTCATATTTCTTCATTCAGCCTGAGCCAACGATTAATGTGTTCAATTTTCTCAATAGTCTGGTCAAAGTGTGCGAGCAACAGGGGGGGGAATGCCTCTCCTGCAAACTCGCCACGCTAACGCCGTGAAAGTCTAGGCCAACATTTTCTCCAAGTAGCTGCCCAATGTTGGTCAAAGAGTTAGTTAGTTAGGAGGAGataaattaatatatttaagttaaaatatttggtactaaaggtgtttttttaatcacccTGTGGTCAGAAGTCAGTGAAACTGTGGTCGTTGACCTAATGTTCGTGTGAAACTTCAtgaaaatcgcttaaacaaaGTTTTCTTTTGAGAGAAAATGTTTACACTCTACCACCAAATGCTGTAGGTCCTGTGCGCATCCCATAATAATGACAAAACTCCCTTTGATTACGACGCCTCTGTTTTGGTTTCGTTTGTTgatttagaatttttattttggagcCACATAAGAGATTCTGGACTAATTCATTCTGGATACTAGCTGCCTTCAAACTTTGGTAAGTTTTTGAGTTTGTGGCAGGGGGTCAAATGTTGCTCAAAGGCACAGAAAGACAGAAGAATCTGGTCCTCCTGTCCCAGACGGAATGAAAATAAAGTCACACAAGCAGTAGAAATCAATAATAGTTGCACTTGGACGTTTATTGATTACTTATAGCCGTGACGAAGAACATTCCTTCAACATCGTCGTTCATGCAGAAACGTTGAGCAGCTTCACTGCAAATCATGTCAAAAactctcaaaactcttcagattttctttaaattatcaAATAAATGAAGGACAGAAAAGTCCTCtcaccaagaattcttattttaggaaagaaatgtaaatctctaagacattttttttattaaactaagattatt
This genomic window contains:
- the rbm46 gene encoding probable RNA-binding protein 46 isoform X2, yielding MKLADDNGASDSEVSEDADLLSSREDLKASCAKEMALLALMEKTGYNMVQENGQRKYGGPPPGWEGPAPPRGCEVFVGKVPRDMYEDELVPLFESAGRIYEFRLMMEFSGENRGYAFVMYTSREEAVRAIQMLDGYEVRPGRFIGVCVSLDNCRLFIGSIPRDRRKEEILEEMRKVTDGVVDVIVYPSSSDRNRNRGFAFVEYESHKTAAMARRKLIPGTFQLWGHPIQVDWAEPEKDMEEEAMQRVRVLYVRNLMLDTTEETLRREFSRFKPGSVERVKKLTDYAFVHFRSRSEALATLAVMNGVQIDGTTVEVSLAKPTGNKEPVGGRRNSSRGGGGGGGDETFPLWRNGEMMNGRSSLRNLPLHNRMGNPFCGPGGGGAVCLGKHAPKLNEVLHLCWRGPKRAGALQAAFAPMHPPGPHQPAVAEAQSDQLGRHAAGVPLPQELLAPARIPPVLHAGPGREPAAALQGGDAVCAGDLHPRQAVSAAGRRQGGRRPQRPLEPGPLL
- the rbm46 gene encoding probable RNA-binding protein 46 isoform X1, whose translation is MKLADDNGASDSEVSEDADLLSSREDLKASCAKEMALLALMEKTGYNMVQENGQRKYGGPPPGWEGPAPPRGCEVFVGKVPRDMYEDELVPLFESAGRIYEFRLMMEFSGENRGYAFVMYTSREEAVRAIQMLDGYEVRPGRFIGVCVSLDNCRLFIGSIPRDRRKEEILEEMRKVTDGVVDVIVYPSSSDRNRNRGFAFVEYESHKTAAMARRKLIPGTFQLWGHPIQVDWAEPEKDMEEEAMQRVRVLYVRNLMLDTTEETLRREFSRFKPGSVERVKKLTDYAFVHFRSRSEALATLAVMNGVQIDGTTVEVSLAKPTGNKEPVGGRRNSSRGGGGGGGDETFPLWRNGEMMNGRSSLRNLPLHNRMGNPFCGPGGGGEPERCRLPLLPCTPLAPTSLLSLKPSQINSAVTLLEYHCRRNCWPPPEYHLYSTPDQDGNLLLLYKVVMPSAQGTFIPDKLCLLLEDAKEVAAHNALWNLDLYFSRASCRSPSSSSSSTLSLPDSSSSILTCGAQPFPSCLSPPPPPPSPFPTFSSSPQPQRLFMNSQSLFY